In Ferroplasma sp., a single window of DNA contains:
- the hisIE gene encoding bifunctional phosphoribosyl-AMP cyclohydrolase/phosphoribosyl-ATP diphosphatase HisIE, producing MLDYNFNFDGVIPVIVQDYSTGEVLTLGYMNREAYQKSIETGLMHYYSRSKGRIRMKGEVSGNIQKIHDVMVDCDSDSLLFRVDQKGNACHLGTRSCFRKIGTIEQGKNIDYSMEVLLDLEELVNQTKTHPRSNSYTTELFNSGGENIRKKVGEEAVETVLAQGKERIIYETADLMYHLAVYLAYEGIKFSDIMKELSRRNKKSL from the coding sequence ATGTTAGATTATAATTTTAATTTTGATGGGGTAATCCCTGTGATTGTGCAGGATTACAGTACGGGAGAAGTCTTGACATTGGGATATATGAACAGGGAAGCATATCAAAAAAGCATTGAAACAGGATTAATGCATTATTATTCCAGGAGCAAGGGAAGAATAAGAATGAAGGGAGAAGTGAGCGGAAATATCCAGAAAATTCACGATGTTATGGTTGACTGTGACAGCGACTCACTTCTCTTCAGGGTAGATCAGAAGGGAAATGCATGCCATCTTGGAACCAGAAGCTGTTTTAGGAAAATCGGCACCATTGAACAGGGAAAAAATATTGACTACTCCATGGAGGTTCTCCTGGACCTGGAGGAACTTGTAAACCAGACAAAGACCCATCCAAGATCCAATTCATACACAACCGAACTTTTTAACTCTGGCGGTGAGAACATAAGGAAAAAGGTCGGTGAGGAAGCGGTGGAAACTGTGCTGGCACAGGGAAAGGAGAGGATAATTTATGAAACTGCCGACCTGATGTACCATCTTGCTGTATATCTTGCATATGAAGGAATAAAATTTTCTGATATCATGAAGGAACTTTCAAGAAGAAATAAAAAAAGTTTATGA